One genomic segment of Sorex araneus isolate mSorAra2 chromosome X, mSorAra2.pri, whole genome shotgun sequence includes these proteins:
- the LOC129399599 gene encoding UDP-glucuronosyltransferase 1A10-like, protein MAPTVLATFLPLSVCLLLAPSPTEAGRLLVVPMDGSHWFTMSSVVEQLVQRGHEIVVVMPEVSWQLKKSFNVTVKTYSLSYSLEDVNREFKRYVDVQWKIRDQNFLSMMMATPTQFFEYFFSHCKSVFDDRKLIRYLKETSFDAVFLDPFDMCGLIIAKYLSLPSVVFTRGVFCHYQDEGTQCPSPLSYVPRGLLALSDTMTFPERVWNLLFHVQEHLFCRYFLKVATDVASEIFQTTITPYDLYSQASIWLLRTDFVLDYPRPVMPNMVFIGGINCHAGKPLTEVGPAPEHWRENLSWILSFLLNWAQ, encoded by the coding sequence ATGGCTCCCACGGTGTTGGCCACTTTCCTTCCCCTGAGTGTCTGTCTCCTGCTGGCACCCAGCCCCACCGAGGCAGGCAGGCTGCTGGTGGTGCCCATGGATGGCAGCCACTGGTTCACCAtgagctcagtggtggagcagcTGGTCCAGCGAGGGCACGAGATAGTGGTGGTCATGCCAGAGGTGAGTTGGCAACTGAAAAAATCATTCAACGTCACAGTCAAGACCTACTCGCTCTCTTACTCTCTGGAAGATGTGAATCGTGAATTCAAGAGGTATGTTGATGTTCAATGGAAAATTCGAGATCAAAATTTCCTTTCAATGATGATGGCTACACCCACCCaattttttgagtattttttctctcattgtaAAAGTGTGTTTGACGACAGAAAGTTAATAAGATACTTGAAAGAGACTTCTTTCGACGCGGTGTTCCTAGATCCTTTTGACATGTGTGGTCTAATAATAGCCAAGTACCTGTCCCTCCCTTCTGTGGTCTTCACCAGAGGGGTATTTTGCCATTATCAGGATGAAGGGACTCAGTGCCCGAGTCCCCTATCTTATGTCCCTAGAGGACTCCTAGCTCTCTCGGATACCATGACATTCCCGGAACGAGTGTGGAATCTCCTCTTCCACGTGCAGGAGCATTTATTTTGCCGCTATTTTCTGAAAGTGGCTACAGATGTTGCCTCTGAGATTTTCCAGACCACCATCACCCCCTATGACCTCTACAGTCAAGCGTCCATCTGGCTGTTACGGACTGATTTTGTGTTGGACTATCCCAGGCCCGTGATGCCCAACATGGTCTTCATCGGAGGCATCAACTGCCATGCGGGAAAGCCCCTGACAGAGGTAGGCCCTGCGCCGGAGCACTGGAGGGAGAATCTGTCCTGGATTCTGAGTTTCTTACTGAATTGGGCTCAGTAG